The genomic region AAGCCACCAGCAGGTACCTTGGCTCCACATGAAAAAGCCTTTTAGTGAGACTGCTGAACGGGATGCTTACAAAGGCGATGATGGCAAGTCCCAAGGGGATGATAAACGCCTTTTTTCCTGAAAACCAAATGTCGTACTCGCGATTTACTTTCTGCGGATGCACCGTACCGGAGGTATCCGTCAGCCGGACCGCCTTGTAACGTCCGATTTCAAAGATGATGGGCTTCGACCAGGCTTCGTTAGGGGCTTCTTCGACAAATCCTTCAAGAAAAGCTTGCTCGTTTTCTCTGAAGGTCGACCATTTGTCCGCGAAAACGCGCAGCACCGTCAGGAACGCGGATGTCTGGTAGTTGTCTCGAAAAGGAGGAATCTCCCCCTGCAAGTCCCCTCTCAGAGCGAGGTCGAAGTTCGACGCGACGATTACGTTGCGGGTCCATTTGATATTGTCAGGATGTAGAAATCTCGCATCAAGATCTGTAGTAAAGAATATGAGGTCGGGGAACTCCTGACGAAGGGCCTGGAGCACCAGGTACTTGTCGTAAAAGTCGCTGCCCATAACTCCAACTGCCGCAATTCTTCCCTTGGTTTCTTTGGCTCGCAGTTCTTGATTGAGGTTATAGGTCGCATCCGCGAGTCGCCGCAGGTAGTCATACTGGCTCTTTCCGATGGGCTGTTCCAGCTTCTTCACATCGCTCAAAGGGTCGCTCTTGGCATCGGCCTTTGGGTCCTTCTTGTCACTATCGCCTTTTTCTCCAGGCAGGCTGCCATCTAGGCCGCGCAAATAGCTTATAAAATGAATCCGTGGGTCAGCCCTTTCTTCACGGGCTCCCCTATCCTTAAGAGCCTCAACGAACAGGTTTCTGAACGAGCGGGCATAGAAGGTATCCCACTCGGCCACCAGGAGAAGATGATTCTTATCGTCGCGAAGATCAACCTTCCTATTTTGGAGTTCACTCACCAGTTGATCCACAAGAGCTTGATCAGGTCCTATGGTACGGACCAGCGTGATCCCCTGATACCAAAAGTGCTTCTTGATGTCCCCCAAGGCGTCGTCTTCGGTTTTTATTTCGCCTGGAACTCGTTTGACCAGGAGCACGCTGCCAACAGTTGCCCATGGTGAGAAAATGCGCACACCTTTAAGAGGCCTTAGTCCTTCTCGCGACTGACGCCTATCAACCTCCTTAACCATGTCCTTCAGCGTGCCCGATATGGCTGGTCCGATGATATTGACCTCGACCTTTGTATTCTGCAAATTCTCAGTTCCCTTTATGTAGGCAATTACCCGGGCCAGTTTTGAAAGGGGGATCCGCTCAAAGACATCGTCATTTATCCACAGCACAAGAACTTCATCATTATCGTTCTCATGCGACAACCATTCTACAGGTATGATGTTGGAGAGAGTGATCTTCTTGTTACGAGATCCAATCCTTATAAATTCAATATGCTCAGCATCCTCACTGACATACCCCACCCTCTTGAGCCCTGAGAGAAGCGCATAGCGATAGCGCATTCTCGTTTCCGTGCCTTCGAAGTAAGGATTACCCGGAACCATAACCGCCAACACCGTAACCATGTCTTTGCCCCGTATGCCGCTCAGATAGCTGCTTCTAAAAGATCTTTGTTCTCGTGGATTGAGGACAGTGTCGTCAATACTCAACTGCCCGACGTCTTCGGGAGCCTGCTCTTCCTTCATGCTGTCGACAACAGCCTGAAAAGGATCCTGCCAGAGCCTCGCGTTCACGCGTTCATAAGACTCACGGTATTCAGATACAAAGGGTCGGCCCCCTTTGAAGGGTTGGACAAACATCGTCACGCCAAGAGCGGCCAATATGACCAGCACAGCAGAAACGGGTATCAGGGGAGTTTTGTTATCGCCAGCCATACCCACCTCCCTGGATGGCATGCCTCAATTAGGTTTCTCCTCTATGTTCCTTATATAGACCAAAATTGTTTCTAGTCAAGTACTAAATCGTTTAACGTGCCCGCAAAGGCTGCGCTGTCTGCCTTGACTTCCCACACAGCCCATGCCAGAATTGCGGGGGATAAGGCCGATGCCACGAACAAAACTGCGTGAGCAGCCCCGTTATGAATTTACATATCAATTTTGCGTCCAGTCGAGAGACCTCAGTTCCAGACGTCACCTGGGCGCCGACGCAATCGTACAGCTGATGCATGAAGCGGTTGTGCATCTCCTTCACGCACTGAGCCTTCACGAGTTTGATCTGGGCGACGGAAGGACAGGGATAATAGCGGAAGATACCATAATCAATTACATGCGCGAAGCATTTCTGTTCGAACCCCTCGCGATCGAAAGCCACGTGGACGAGGTCAGTTTCTCGGGCTTCAGGGTATTTCACCGCATGATTCGCTCGGGCGAAACAATCGCACTCGCAGAGTGCGGGGTGGTGGGCTTTGACCTCACCGGTCGCGCACCCGTTCCCATACCTGAGACTTTCAAAAAAGCACTATTGCAACACCACAACAGCCCTCAAAGCCTTCCTCACGGTTGATCGAGCCTTCCGACTCCTACTCTCCGCACTTTTGGAGAAGCAACTTTCACATCCAAGCCAGCGTAGCCGCGTCAGGAAACGGCAATTGAAAGAAGGTGAGGCAGTGATTACGCTAAGACTGGTACAGCCCTCCGTTCGCGGAGGTTCGATCATTGGAATGAAAGATTTTACTTTCTCTTACCGGCGAATGTGACGACCCGAAGGTAGCGGGGCAATCTCGCGAACCTTACATGAGCAAGTCCCGAGGAGGTGCGCATTGAACAATGTAACACGAAGAGGATTCATCCTTCGGCTCGGCGGGGCAGCCGGTATGCTCGGGCTCGCGGACGCCGGTAACTTATTGGCTCAAACAAAAGAGACGGAAAAGCAGGATGTGGAGGTCTCCCCCGCAGAGGACCTGATGCGTGAGCATGGCGCACTGAGGAGGATTCTCCTCATCTATCACGAATGGATCAAGCGATTGGCAACCAAGCGCTACACACAGATCGAGACATTGACCGAATCGAGCAGAATCGTCCGCTCTTTCGTTGAAGATTATCATGAGAAATTGGAGGAGGAATATCTATTCCCAAGATTCAAGAAAGCCGGGAAACTGCTTGACCTTGTGAACGTACTCTTGCAACAGCACCAGGCGGGCAGAAGATTAACAGATGCCACACTGCAGCTTTCGAACACCCGATCTCTCAATAACGCAACAGACAAACAGACGCTTACCAGTTCCCTCTCCGCATTCATCCGCATGTATGAGCCCCATGCCGCACGTGAGGACACGGTCCTCTTCCCCGCATTTCACGAGCTCTTGCCGGCTGTGGAGTATGATAACCTCGGGGATGCCTTCGAAGACAAGGAACATGAGCTGTTCGGCGACAACGGTTTTGAAGACATGGTGGATCGGGTCGCATCCATCGAAAAGAGCCTGGGAATCTACGACCTGTCCCAATTCACCCCAAAATAGGAGGATGACGGGTGAGTCTGCCCAAGGAAAAGACTCAACCGAATCTGTACTGCTATGAGCGAAGGCCCCGGAAGAATAACCTTTGATGAACTCATGGCAAATTGGGATTGGAAACCAATTCGCAATTGTCCCGGCAGATTCGTACTCGTCGGCGGCAGGTCCGACATTTCCCCGGAAGTCATCCTCGGACACGCGTCGCAGTTGACGGAGTTCAAGGTCAAGGCCGCGAGGGACACCGTGGTTGTGGCTCGAATTGATGGAGGCGGACTGATCAGCTATAAGCGGCCGGACGGGACGTATGTGCACACACTGGCCGACACCCACGGCTTTTCACGAAAAATGGAACAGCTGGGGATAGTTCCTGGGAATACCTCAGCCGACCTTTTTGAACATCCTGGTTAACGGAAATCCTATGTTGTAGATTCTTATCGCGTTGCCTCCCAGGATCAGGTTGAGATCGTCCTGCGAGATGTTGAGACGCGCGACCTGCTTGAGGCTCCAACCCATGATGTCGACCTGATGCGTCACGATTCCCTCTTTGCGCACCTGCATCACGTAGGTCTGAGGATATGCGCCGAGATGCGTCTGGAGCGGCTGGCTCGCTCCCCAGTCGGTTCCCCATATCAGTTTCTCAGGCCCCACGTTCGGGTTCCTCAGAGCCTTGTAGTAGAGCTCGGTCCAGTAGATGCCCGTCTCAAGGTAGACATTATCGTGGTTGGATGCCACCTGAACGCACTGATCCACAAGATCTTCCTGGTTACCGCCCTGCATGCCGCCATGTTCGAAAATGATGGTCACATCGGGATACTCGGTGGCAAGGTCATGAATCCAGTAGGGATGCCAGTTTTCCGGCCAGTAGGTATAAGGGATCGGATACATGCCCGGCGAACCGGTATGAAAACGGGCAGGCACTTTATGTTTCCGCGCAACATCCATCACCTTCCGCAACTGGTCCATTCGCTCTGACTGGGCGAGCGTCTTTCTGGTTTGCATGTGCAATGGATTGCCCGGTGCTCCCTCGCCGATGCCTATGAACTTGCCTGTGGAGAGCAGCCGGTCCAGCTCGGCACAGGCAGCCTCGATGGTCCACTCAATCTCCCCTGCACGCGCTTTGTCAGCTGTCTCTTTCGCGCAGCACAGCGCCTTGAACTTATCAGGGTATTTCTCCACCAGCTGCACGTTGATTTCGTTGTTCATGCCGAATGCCGAACAGAGAATGCACATGTCCACGTCATAGCACTTCATGTCGTAGAGCAGGCGCTCTGAATTATCATACGTGGTCAGATTGCGCATGACGTGCGAAAGGTCCTGATAATTAGCTTTTTTTGATTCCTCAGCGCTGACCTCTTTCAGTTTCTTACCCGCTGCGTGCCTCTGCGCGTGGACATGGGTATCAATGATAAATCGGCCTAGTTTCATAATTCCTCCTGTGGAAATTTGTCTTCAAGCGTATACCTTCGTTGCCCTTCGTCCGGTTCTGCATCGACGAACTACAGTGCGCCTTCGCAGCCCCAGCCTCGGCGCGCCTCGGTCTCCATCTTGAATCCGAATTTCCATCATGAATTTTTGTTCCACCTTAGCCTTTCATCTTCCTATATCTTCCTAGCGAAGCGGTCGATCATTTTGCTGCGCTTTCATGTTCGATCTTTTCCCTGATATCCTTCTGCAGCGCTTTCTTGTCTATTTTACCCACACTCGTCTTCGGCAATTTATTCACGATCTCGAGCCTCTCCGGCAGGAGAAGAACTCCAGCCCCCATCTCTTTCAGTCCGGCAACCATCGCATCAAACGTTAGCGACTGACCGTTTCTCACGACCACGTAGGCACAGGCCTTCTCGCCGAGCCGAACATCAGGCATGGCGACAACCGCAGATTTCTCCACACCTGGCAGTCGATCGAGAAGATCCTCGATCTGCTTGGGGATGATGCCTTCACCGCCCCTTTGGATGATGTCCTTCTTGCGGCCGGTGATAAATATAAAACCCTGCTCGTCTATCTTCCCGAGGTCCCCCATCTTGTAATAGCCGTCCCGGGTGAAGATGGTCTGATTCTCCGCCTCCGACTTGTAGTAGCCGGTAAAGACTGCGGGACCCTTGGCAACGAGTTCTCCTTCGGTGTTTGGCGGGAGCTCTCGCTCTTCTTCATCAACTACCTTCCAATGATCGCCGTCGACGCCCGGCTGGCCGATAGACCCCCGAGGCGTTGGACCGGCGCCCGGCCGTTCCCGCGTGTTGGGCCCCTCCGTCGAGCCGAAGTTCCCGCCCCCGAATACTCCGCCCCACGTGGCCAGCAGCCTCCTCGCACGATCTGCTGTCTCCGGCCGAAGCGCTGCTCCTGCGGTTCTCGAATACTTGACACAGGTGAGGTCATACCTGTCCAGATCGGGATGGTTCAGGATATCCTCAAGAAGCGTGGGCACAAACGAGATATCCGTGATCCGATGCGTGTGGATCGCTTCGAGAACCTCCTTTGCCCTGGGCACCTCTATCAGAACGAGCGTGGTCCCATAAAAAATCGCTGCGCCCACGGCTCCCTGGTGGGCCATGGTGTGCCCGATAGGCGTGACCTGTGCGCGCACATGTTCGGGCTTCGTGTGGTCACCGGTGTAGCGAACGTTGGAGAGAAAACTATTGTGAGTGCGGGGCACGCCCTTCGGAAGGCCGGTGGTGCCTCCGGTGGTAAAAATGACGCCCACATCGTTAGGGTCAGGTCGAAAGGGGACAAGGTAGTCATCGGGGTACCTGCTCATGTCGACCCGATCGATGAGCTTTTGCAGGGAGAAAAGTCCGTCAGCAACCAGGGGCCCATCATCGGGCGTAATGACGTACTTCAGGCTTTTTGCCTCTGCGCGAATCCGGGTGATAAGAGGTGCATAGTCGCGTTTACCGTCCTGAAGCGGCACAATCCAGGCGGCTGCCTCAGTCAACCTGAAAAAATGGGACATTTCCTGGTATTCCTGACGGGCCACGGTAATGACAGGAACGGCCCCAATCCGCTGCGCGGCGTAGAATCCAATCAGGAACTCATGTCTGTTCGGCAGTTGGAAAACAATCCGGTCATATTTCTTGAGACCCAGTTCAAGCATTGCGATTGCCAGACGGTCAACTTTCTCCTTGAGCTGTGTGTACGTGAGACGTGTCCTGTTGTCGATTACGGCTACTTTATCAGGATAGGATCGGACTGCGCGATCGAGTATGTCGCCGTAGGTCAAGCCAAGCCACCAGCCTTTGGACGTATACTCTTTGATTATG from Syntrophorhabdales bacterium harbors:
- a CDS encoding amidohydrolase family protein; protein product: MKLGRFIIDTHVHAQRHAAGKKLKEVSAEESKKANYQDLSHVMRNLTTYDNSERLLYDMKCYDVDMCILCSAFGMNNEINVQLVEKYPDKFKALCCAKETADKARAGEIEWTIEAACAELDRLLSTGKFIGIGEGAPGNPLHMQTRKTLAQSERMDQLRKVMDVARKHKVPARFHTGSPGMYPIPYTYWPENWHPYWIHDLATEYPDVTIIFEHGGMQGGNQEDLVDQCVQVASNHDNVYLETGIYWTELYYKALRNPNVGPEKLIWGTDWGASQPLQTHLGAYPQTYVMQVRKEGIVTHQVDIMGWSLKQVARLNISQDDLNLILGGNAIRIYNIGFPLTRMFKKVG
- a CDS encoding thioesterase family protein; this encodes MPRTKLREQPRYEFTYQFCVQSRDLSSRRHLGADAIVQLMHEAVVHLLHALSLHEFDLGDGRTGIIAEDTIINYMREAFLFEPLAIESHVDEVSFSGFRVFHRMIRSGETIALAECGVVGFDLTGRAPVPIPETFKKALLQHHNSPQSLPHG
- a CDS encoding hemerythrin domain-containing protein, whose amino-acid sequence is MNNVTRRGFILRLGGAAGMLGLADAGNLLAQTKETEKQDVEVSPAEDLMREHGALRRILLIYHEWIKRLATKRYTQIETLTESSRIVRSFVEDYHEKLEEEYLFPRFKKAGKLLDLVNVLLQQHQAGRRLTDATLQLSNTRSLNNATDKQTLTSSLSAFIRMYEPHAAREDTVLFPAFHELLPAVEYDNLGDAFEDKEHELFGDNGFEDMVDRVASIEKSLGIYDLSQFTPK
- a CDS encoding class I adenylate-forming enzyme family protein, giving the protein MMDTRTYLEGAVPYPDDIIKEYTSKGWWLGLTYGDILDRAVRSYPDKVAVIDNRTRLTYTQLKEKVDRLAIAMLELGLKKYDRIVFQLPNRHEFLIGFYAAQRIGAVPVITVARQEYQEMSHFFRLTEAAAWIVPLQDGKRDYAPLITRIRAEAKSLKYVITPDDGPLVADGLFSLQKLIDRVDMSRYPDDYLVPFRPDPNDVGVIFTTGGTTGLPKGVPRTHNSFLSNVRYTGDHTKPEHVRAQVTPIGHTMAHQGAVGAAIFYGTTLVLIEVPRAKEVLEAIHTHRITDISFVPTLLEDILNHPDLDRYDLTCVKYSRTAGAALRPETADRARRLLATWGGVFGGGNFGSTEGPNTRERPGAGPTPRGSIGQPGVDGDHWKVVDEEERELPPNTEGELVAKGPAVFTGYYKSEAENQTIFTRDGYYKMGDLGKIDEQGFIFITGRKKDIIQRGGEGIIPKQIEDLLDRLPGVEKSAVVAMPDVRLGEKACAYVVVRNGQSLTFDAMVAGLKEMGAGVLLLPERLEIVNKLPKTSVGKIDKKALQKDIREKIEHESAAK